In Mucilaginibacter sp. KACC 22063, the genomic stretch AATACTTACTTTAGTCTCTGGGTCTGTGGTCGATTGCTCGATCTCTGTCATAAATCCTTCCAGTGCGTGAGAGCCGCCTGCCCCTAAAAAGCCGCGGCCATTACCGTCTGAATTAATGTATACCACTGCATTTTGCTGTAACTCTTTAGCATGTTGCTCCACAAACTCGGTAGAGCCGATAAGGCTTGGCTCCTCGCCATCCCAGGCGCAGTAAACAATGGTTCGCTTTGGCTTCCATCCGGTTTTTAGCAGGTCGCCCATGGCTTTTGCTTCGTCAATCATGGCAGCCTGTCCGCTGATCGGGTCGCTTGCGCCATTGATCCAGGCATCGTGGTGGTTACCGCGGATTACCCACTCGTTAGGATATTTTGATCCTTTTATCTTGGCAATAACGTTATATGCCGTTACCATGTCCCAGTTAAACTGCAGATTTAAACGCACAGTTGATTTCCCCGGGCCAACATGGTAAGTAATTGGCAGGCCCCCGCGCCATTCGGGCGGAGCAACCGGTCCGTCAAGCGCTGCCAGCAGCGGTTGCGCATCATGATAGCTGATGGGCTGTACCGGTATTTTCATGATCGTGATAGCTTCTTCACGGGTTAATCTTTTCGCATTTTTTGTAGCGCCAACACCGGGCGTAAGTGGGTCGCCGGGATAAATCACCATATCCATTACCGAGCCGCGTTGCACACCATATTCGTTTTTATACGGTCCTTTCGGGTAAACATCGCCTTGTACATAGCCATCATCTTTCGGGTCTGAATAGATAAGGCAGCCTATTGCGCCATGTTCATAAGCTACTTTAGGTTTAACACCCCGCCATGACCTGCCATATTTGGCAATCACAATCTTTCCTTTTACATCAATGCCCAATTTGGCCAGTTGTTCGTAATCTTCGGGCAAGCCATAGTTCACAAATACCAGCTGACCGGTTACATCACCATCAGCACTCCAGGCATTATAGGTGGGTAGCTGCCCTTGCTGCCCTGAAGTAGCGTCTTCAGGCAGCGCAGGTTCTTTCAAAGTCGCAGTAAACTGGGTTGGACCTGTCATTTCCAGTACGCGGGTTTTAGGCGTAGGAAAAAGCACCTGATAGGTTTCCAGGTAAGCATCCAACCCGTAACTTTTAAAGCGCGCAAGTATGGCATCGGCAACGGCTTTACTTCCTGCCGAACCCAAATGATGCGGATGACCGGCTAATTCTTTAACAGTTTCGCCCATGCGTTTGGCATCAAGCGACTGATCGAACTGCTGCTCATACTGCAGTTCTTTTGTAGCCGAAGCAGCAGAAAAGCCGGATATCTTTTGCTGTGCATGCCCCAGCGCCGACAAAGCCAGCAGAGATAGCGTGAAAGTTTTTTTCATTACGTGTGTTAGTTTAAAGTTAGTAAGGTCAATTTATGAAAATTATATGACCCCTTGATATCGTTCTTGAAAGTAGCAAAGGCAGTAGTTTCATAAGGGGTCAATTAACTTGCAATGCTGCTTTACCCCTTTATCAAAGCTACTACGAGTAACACAGCCAGCAGTTTTCCCCTTTAAAGGGGAACGCAGAGACAGTAGTTTCAGCACTAACAATTATAAGGGGTCAATTAACTTGCAATGCTGACTTTACCCCTTTATCAAAGTTACTGCAATTTGCACAGCCAGTAGTCTTCCCCTTGAAAGGGGAAAGCAATGGCAGAAGGTTCATTCCGGACTTTCACAAGGGGTCAATTAACTTGCAATGTTGCTTTACCCCTTTATCAAAGCCATTACGAGTACCATAATCAGCAGTCTTCCCCTTAAAAGGGGAACGTAGAGGCAGTAGAAGTAGCAGTGGGCTTTCATAAGGGGTCAACTAATTACCGTAAAGAAACTTAATAAACAAACCACCGCATCAAAGCGTTACCATACCTGTAACATTAGATACTGAAAATTATGCAATGGTTCGGCGGTAAAGAAAGCGACAATGTTGAAGAAGGCAGCAGCAGCGGCGGTGGTCGCGGGTTTGCGGTAGGCGGCGGTATTGTTGGCCTTATTGGTTTGGTGATCTACTATTTCACCGGCATTAATCCTTCACAGTTTATCAATAATAGCGGTATAGGTGGCGGTAGCGAACAACAAAACACCCGTTTAGCAAAGGCCCGTACCCCCGAACAGAAGGAAGCCAGTATGGTTTTCCGCGGAACGGAAGAAGTTTGGGATAGTCTTTTCCGTGCTAATGGTAAAACTTATGAAAAGCCTACCCTGCATTTCTTTACCGATGCTGTAGATGCAGCCTGCGGACAGGCAACTTCTGCCGTTGGTCCGTTCTATTGCCCGGAAGACCAGAAAGTATACATAGATCTTAATTTTTATAAAGAATTGAGCGACCGTTTCGGTGCGCCTGGACAGTTTGCACAAGCTTATGTTATAGCGCACGAGGTTGGCCATCATGTGCAGAACCTGTTAGGTGTTTCACAAAAGGTACAACAGGCCGAAAGCCAGGCAGGCAGCAGCACCGAGCGTAATCAGTACTCGGTAGCGCTGGAATTACAGGCCGATTTCTATGCAGGCGTTTGGGCGCATTATGAAAATAAGTATCATCAAAACGGACTGGTGCTTAACCAGGGCGATATAGAATCGGCGTTAAATGCGGCAAGGCAAATCGGCGACGACCGCTTGCAGCAGCAAGCCGGGCAATCTGTAGAACCCGACAGCTTTACGCATGGCAGTTCGGCACAGCGCATGTACTGGTTTAAGCGCGGCTTTGATACCGGCGACCTAAGCAAAGGAAATACATTT encodes the following:
- a CDS encoding transferrin receptor-like dimerization domain-containing protein — its product is MKKTFTLSLLALSALGHAQQKISGFSAASATKELQYEQQFDQSLDAKRMGETVKELAGHPHHLGSAGSKAVADAILARFKSYGLDAYLETYQVLFPTPKTRVLEMTGPTQFTATLKEPALPEDATSGQQGQLPTYNAWSADGDVTGQLVFVNYGLPEDYEQLAKLGIDVKGKIVIAKYGRSWRGVKPKVAYEHGAIGCLIYSDPKDDGYVQGDVYPKGPYKNEYGVQRGSVMDMVIYPGDPLTPGVGATKNAKRLTREEAITIMKIPVQPISYHDAQPLLAALDGPVAPPEWRGGLPITYHVGPGKSTVRLNLQFNWDMVTAYNVIAKIKGSKYPNEWVIRGNHHDAWINGASDPISGQAAMIDEAKAMGDLLKTGWKPKRTIVYCAWDGEEPSLIGSTEFVEQHAKELQQNAVVYINSDGNGRGFLGAGGSHALEGFMTEIEQSTTDPETKVSIYDRGKAHDLVNASSPKARKDIEARTVNKLGALGSGSDYTAFLQHLGIPSLNLGFGGEDSGGDYHSIYDSYDDYVRFKDGDFAYCKALASVAGKATLRMANAEVLPFDFRTLYNTLNTYGKEVMDLADQMRESTASTNKLIKANQYTLAYDPKDHLPQPEAKPEVPAIDFSALKSALEALKKCTDALGARWDAAIQQGKEVDKFNQQLYHAEQQLLTADGLPRRPWFKHSIYAPGFYTGYGVKTLPGIREAIEERNYSEANIQIATTSKAIMQLANYLDGVGI
- the ypfJ gene encoding KPN_02809 family neutral zinc metallopeptidase, encoding MQWFGGKESDNVEEGSSSGGGRGFAVGGGIVGLIGLVIYYFTGINPSQFINNSGIGGGSEQQNTRLAKARTPEQKEASMVFRGTEEVWDSLFRANGKTYEKPTLHFFTDAVDAACGQATSAVGPFYCPEDQKVYIDLNFYKELSDRFGAPGQFAQAYVIAHEVGHHVQNLLGVSQKVQQAESQAGSSTERNQYSVALELQADFYAGVWAHYENKYHQNGLVLNQGDIESALNAARQIGDDRLQQQAGQSVEPDSFTHGSSAQRMYWFKRGFDTGDLSKGNTFKEMGL